One window of Papaver somniferum cultivar HN1 chromosome 9, ASM357369v1, whole genome shotgun sequence genomic DNA carries:
- the LOC113313288 gene encoding zinc finger CCCH domain-containing protein 14-like: MEPARKRGRPDAAFNGNGGFKRNKQEMETFTPGIGSKSKPCTKFFSTSGCPFGEGCHFLHYVPGGISAVSQMTNLGGNQTHMQPSRHAVGPPPMTPDITSPTSAKTRMCTKFNSAEGCKFGDKCYFSHGEREFGKAPSYEGSLAPSSHMMGRMPSRYEQQPPPQSLAAAASFGASATAKISVDSSLTGAIIGKGGVNSKQICRLTGVKLAIREHESDPNLKNIELEGTFDQIKQASAMVRELIVNVAAATGPMKNHQPHGAPTPAYGPGGNNFKTKMCDNFAKGSCTFGEKCHFAHGASDLRKPGM; this comes from the exons ATGGAACCAGCTCGCAAAAGAGGTAGACCTGATGCTGCTTTTAATGGGAATGGCGGATTCAAGCGGAATAAACAAG AAATGGAGACCTTTACACCTGGTATAGGAAGCAAATCAAAGCCATGCACAAAGTTTTTCAG TACTTCGGGGTGTCCATTTGGCGAGGGCTGCCACTTCCTACACTATGTACCTGGTGGTATTTCTGCAGTGTCTCAGATGACCAACTTAGGTGGAAACCAAACTCATATGCAACCTTCAAGACATGCAGTGGGCCCACCACCAATGACACCTGATATTACATCTCCAACATCTGCTAAAACCCGAATGTGCACCAAATTTAACTCGGCAGAAGGTTGTAAATTTGGGGACAAATGTTATTTTTCCCATGGAGAGAGGGAATTTGGGAAAGCCCCATCGTACGAAGGATCTTTGGCCCCTTCTTCACATATGATGGGTAGGATGCCTAGTAGGTACGAGCAACAACCTCCACCACAAAGCCTCGCTGCTGCAGCAAGCTTTGGTGCCTCCGCAACTGCTAAGATCAGTGTAGATTCGTCTCTTACCGGAGCAATCATAGGGAAGGGTGGTGTAAATTCAAAGCAAATCTGCCGTCTGACTGGAGTGAAGCTTGCAATACGGGAGCATGAATCGGATCCTAACTTGAAAAACATTGAGCTTGAGGGTACCTTTGATCAGATTAAACAAGCTAGTGCAATGGTTCGCGAATTAATTGTTAATGTTGCTGCTGCCACGGGACCTATGAAGAACCATCAGCCTCATGGAGCACCGACACCTGCATATGGGCCAGGAGGTAACAACTTTAAGACGAAGATGTGTGATAACTTCGCCAAGGGGTCATGCACATTtggggagaagtgccattttgcACATGGTGCAAGTGATTTGCGTAAGCCTGGGATGTGA